A single region of the Buchnera aphidicola (Microlophium carnosum) genome encodes:
- the ansA gene encoding asparaginase: MKKKFMYIAYTGGTIGMQKSQYGYIPVSGYLQKQLLNMPEFYSQEMPNFIIKEYEPLIDSSNMTPIEWQIIADDIEKNYHQYDGFIILHGTDTMAYTASALSFILENLEKPVIITGSQIPLSEIRSDGRQNLLNSLLMAANYPINEVTLFFHHRLYRGNRATKSHADSFDAFSSPNLKPLLEVGVNIRCFYKTKLKKNKKQLKVYQVTPQPISIITIYPGISRKVIQNFLLYPIKALILCTYGIGNAPQSKGFLKELYLAVYKKNIIIVNVTQCASGRVDMNGYATGSSLIKVGVISGYDLTIESALTKLHFLLSQNISKENICFQMQNNLRGELTPIKQY; this comes from the coding sequence ATGAAGAAAAAATTTATGTATATTGCATATACAGGTGGAACAATCGGTATGCAAAAATCACAATATGGATATATTCCTGTTTCTGGATATCTTCAAAAACAACTCTTAAATATGCCTGAATTCTACAGTCAGGAAATGCCTAATTTTATTATAAAAGAATATGAACCATTAATTGATTCTTCTAATATGACACCAATAGAATGGCAAATTATTGCTGATGATATAGAAAAAAATTATCATCAATACGATGGTTTTATTATTCTCCACGGAACTGATACAATGGCATATACCGCTTCTGCCTTGTCATTTATATTAGAAAACTTAGAAAAGCCTGTCATTATAACAGGATCTCAAATTCCCTTGTCAGAAATACGTTCTGATGGTCGTCAAAACCTATTAAACTCGCTTTTAATGGCAGCAAATTATCCAATTAATGAAGTAACTTTATTTTTTCATCATAGACTATATAGAGGAAATAGAGCTACTAAATCACATGCTGATAGTTTTGATGCTTTTTCGTCTCCTAATTTAAAACCATTGCTAGAAGTCGGAGTAAACATTCGTTGTTTTTATAAAACAAAATTAAAAAAAAATAAAAAACAGCTAAAAGTCTATCAAGTAACACCTCAACCAATTAGTATAATTACTATTTATCCAGGAATTTCTAGAAAAGTTATTCAAAATTTTTTACTATATCCGATAAAAGCATTAATTTTATGCACATACGGCATAGGAAATGCGCCTCAAAGCAAAGGGTTTTTAAAAGAATTATATCTTGCTGTATATAAAAAAAATATTATTATTGTAAATGTAACACAATGTGCATCTGGAAGAGTAGACATGAATGGATATGCAACAGGTAGTTCGCTTATAAAAGTTGGAGTTATTAGTGGTTATGATTTAACAATAGAATCAGCTTTAACTAAATTACATTTTTTACTAAGTCAAAATATCTCAAAAGAAAACATTTGTTTTCAAATGCAAAATAATCTACGTGGCGAATTGACTCCTATTAAACAATATTAA
- a CDS encoding NfuA family Fe-S biogenesis protein: MINISKNAQKHFISLLLNEPTGTQIRIFIVNPGTPSAECGVAFCPENEIEESDIQLKYDKFFVYVNKDILSYLKNSEIDLIFDKLGSQLTLKAPYAKHNFSKKNIFSLEEKIKYFLRLEINPQLSMHGGQVDLIRIEKGGIAIIRFSGGCNGCSMIGLTLKETVEKKILFSFPEIQKVCDETNHLHGQHSFY; this comes from the coding sequence ATGATTAATATTTCTAAAAACGCACAAAAACATTTTATATCTCTTTTGTTAAATGAGCCCACCGGTACTCAAATACGTATTTTTATTGTTAATCCAGGCACGCCTAGTGCAGAATGTGGTGTTGCTTTTTGTCCAGAAAATGAGATAGAAGAATCAGATATTCAATTAAAATATGATAAATTTTTCGTTTATGTCAATAAAGATATTCTTTCTTATTTAAAAAATTCAGAAATTGATCTTATTTTTGATAAACTTGGTTCACAACTAACATTAAAAGCACCATATGCAAAGCATAATTTTTCTAAAAAAAATATTTTTTCATTAGAGGAAAAAATAAAATATTTTTTAAGATTAGAAATTAATCCTCAATTATCAATGCATGGAGGACAAGTAGACTTAATTAGAATAGAAAAAGGCGGCATTGCTATAATACGATTTAGTGGAGGTTGTAATGGATGTTCAATGATTGGTTTAACTTTAAAAGAGACAGTTGAAAAAAAAATATTATTTTCTTTTCCTGAAATACAAAAAGTATGCGATGAAACGAATCATTTACATGGACAGCATTCATTTTATTAG
- the ssb gene encoding single-stranded DNA-binding protein has translation MASRGVNKVILIGHLGQDPEVRYMPNGNAVVNMTLATSENWKDKNTGENKEKTEWHRIVLFGKLAEIAGEYLRKGSQVYIEGSLQTRKWQDQNGLERYTTEIIVNIGGTMQMLGNRSSNLQTMPIHDSNNTVTKIKKIDKVDLNPNIETHKSNKDLIHSSSEIDFDDEIPF, from the coding sequence ATGGCAAGTAGAGGTGTAAATAAAGTTATTCTTATTGGACACTTGGGTCAAGATCCTGAGGTTCGTTATATGCCAAATGGCAATGCAGTAGTAAATATGACATTAGCTACTTCAGAAAATTGGAAAGATAAAAACACCGGAGAAAATAAAGAAAAAACGGAGTGGCATAGAATAGTTTTATTTGGAAAATTAGCAGAAATTGCTGGCGAATATCTTCGAAAGGGTTCTCAGGTATATATTGAAGGATCGTTACAAACTAGAAAATGGCAAGATCAAAATGGATTAGAACGTTATACGACAGAAATTATTGTAAATATTGGTGGTACAATGCAAATGTTAGGTAATCGTAGTTCTAACTTACAAACAATGCCAATACATGATAGTAACAATACTGTAACGAAAATAAAAAAAATAGATAAAGTAGATTTGAATCCTAATATAGAAACACATAAGTCTAATAAAGATTTAATTCATTCTTCTTCAGAAATAGATTTTGATGACGAAATTCCTTTTTAA
- the dnaB gene encoding replicative DNA helicase — protein MVYAINMAKNKLYLNQINRLKIPPHSLEAEQSVLGGLMLDNEQWDSVSEHVVADDFFSKPHRLIFQEMQKLLDLGYPIDLITLSESLEQKGKLESVGRFSYLAELSKNTPSTANITAYADIVRERAIVREMILVANKIANAGYDTQGRKSEELLDYAESSVFKIAEKRFKKDSGPKNVEQILDETVASIEKLFLSPHDGVTGINTGYQDLNKKTSGLQRSELIIIAARPSMGKTTFAMNLCENAAMLYDKPVLIFSLEMPGEQIMMRMLASLSRVNQARIRTGQLNDEDWARISGTINILLKKKNIYIDDSSALTPSEVRSRARRIYRENNGLTLIMVDYLQLMRVPSLSENRTLEIAEISRTLKALAKELQVPVIALSQLNRSLEQRSDKRPVNSDLRESGSLEQDADLIMFIYRDEIYNENSDLKGVAEIIIGKQRNGPIGTICLTFNGHWSRFDNYSGYKYD, from the coding sequence ATGGTATATGCAATAAATATGGCTAAAAATAAATTATATTTAAATCAAATCAATAGATTAAAAATTCCACCACATTCTTTAGAAGCAGAACAATCAGTATTAGGTGGTTTAATGTTAGATAATGAACAATGGGATAGTGTTTCAGAACATGTAGTTGCTGATGATTTTTTTAGCAAACCTCATCGATTGATATTTCAAGAAATGCAAAAACTTCTTGATCTAGGATATCCAATAGATTTGATCACTCTATCTGAGTCTTTAGAACAAAAGGGAAAATTAGAAAGCGTCGGTAGATTTTCCTATTTAGCTGAACTTTCAAAAAATACTCCTAGTACAGCAAATATCACTGCTTATGCTGATATAGTTCGAGAACGTGCAATAGTAAGAGAAATGATATTAGTAGCGAATAAAATAGCTAATGCTGGATACGACACACAAGGTAGAAAAAGCGAAGAATTATTAGATTATGCAGAATCTAGCGTATTTAAGATTGCAGAAAAACGCTTCAAAAAAGACTCAGGACCAAAAAATGTAGAACAAATTCTTGATGAAACTGTTGCTAGTATTGAAAAATTATTTTTATCACCTCACGATGGTGTAACAGGAATTAATACAGGATATCAAGACTTAAATAAAAAAACATCAGGATTACAACGTTCTGAACTTATTATTATTGCAGCCAGGCCTTCCATGGGAAAAACAACATTTGCAATGAATCTATGTGAAAATGCTGCTATGCTTTATGATAAACCTGTATTAATATTTAGTTTAGAAATGCCTGGAGAACAAATTATGATGCGCATGCTAGCATCTTTATCTAGAGTTAATCAAGCAAGAATTCGTACTGGACAATTAAATGATGAAGATTGGGCACGTATATCTGGAACTATTAATATCCTTCTTAAAAAAAAGAATATTTACATTGATGATTCTTCAGCATTAACACCTAGTGAAGTCCGTTCACGAGCACGGCGTATTTACCGTGAAAATAATGGATTAACTTTAATTATGGTTGATTATCTTCAATTAATGAGAGTTCCTTCTCTTTCTGAAAATCGTACTCTTGAAATTGCAGAAATATCTAGAACATTAAAAGCATTAGCAAAAGAGTTACAAGTTCCAGTAATAGCATTATCACAACTTAATAGATCTTTAGAACAAAGATCCGATAAAAGACCAGTAAATTCAGATTTACGTGAATCAGGATCTTTAGAACAAGATGCAGATTTAATAATGTTTATATACCGTGACGAAATTTACAATGAAAATAGTGATCTTAAAGGAGTAGCAGAAATTATAATTGGAAAGCAAAGAAATGGACCAATTGGAACAATTTGTTTAACTTTTAATGGACATTGGTCTAGATTCGATAATTATTCTGGCTATAAATACGATTAA
- the gshB gene encoding glutathione synthase, with protein MYKKTNLKIGMLMDSIKLINIKKDSSFAILLEAQKRNHIIHYMEMNDLYVRKGHSYARTRLIKLKNNKDNWYQFTKEQNISLSELDVIFMRKDPPFNTEFIYATYILERAEETGVLIINKPKSLRDCNEKMFISWFPHLTTDTLVTRNIFEIHQFWKKNQDIIIKPLDEMGGARIFRIKKNDPNFSVIVETMTNYEKKYCMVQNYLPEIKLGDKRILIVNGQPVPWCIARIPPIGETRANLAAGGKGKIQELSKTDWKIANYLSPILKKKGLIFVGLDVIGDKLTEINVTSPTCICEVESQKNISITGMLLDYIEKKIL; from the coding sequence ATGTATAAAAAAACAAATTTAAAAATTGGAATGTTAATGGATTCCATTAAATTAATCAATATTAAAAAAGATTCAAGTTTTGCTATTTTGCTAGAAGCTCAAAAAAGAAATCATATTATCCACTATATGGAAATGAATGATCTTTATGTAAGAAAAGGACATTCATATGCAAGAACTCGTTTAATAAAATTAAAAAACAATAAAGACAATTGGTATCAATTTACTAAAGAACAAAATATCTCTTTAAGCGAATTAGACGTTATTTTTATGCGAAAAGATCCTCCATTCAACACTGAATTTATTTATGCAACATATATTCTAGAACGTGCAGAAGAAACAGGTGTTTTAATCATTAACAAACCTAAAAGTTTACGAGATTGTAATGAAAAAATGTTTATATCATGGTTTCCTCATTTAACTACTGATACTTTAGTTACAAGAAATATTTTTGAAATACATCAGTTTTGGAAAAAAAATCAAGATATTATAATAAAACCATTAGATGAAATGGGGGGTGCTAGAATCTTTCGAATTAAAAAAAATGATCCTAATTTTTCAGTTATTGTTGAAACAATGACAAATTATGAAAAAAAATATTGTATGGTTCAAAATTATTTACCAGAAATTAAACTTGGTGATAAAAGAATTTTAATTGTCAATGGTCAACCTGTACCTTGGTGTATAGCTAGAATACCACCAATTGGGGAAACAAGAGCTAATTTAGCTGCAGGAGGAAAAGGAAAAATACAGGAATTAAGTAAAACAGACTGGAAAATAGCAAATTATTTATCTCCTATTTTGAAAAAAAAAGGTTTAATTTTTGTTGGATTAGATGTAATAGGTGATAAACTAACAGAAATAAATGTGACAAGTCCAACGTGTATCTGTGAAGTTGAATCACAAAAAAATATTTCTATTACTGGAATGTTATTGGATTATATTGAAAAAAAAATATTATAA
- the ruvX gene encoding Holliday junction resolvase RuvX translates to MIVIAFDFGIKKIGVAVGENITKKGRPLNVLNAQNGHPNWSVVKKIIQYWQPKYIIVGLPLNINGTKQDITNQSEKFANLLKYKFNIIVKMHDERLTTVEAKSIIFKKDGFKALKQDKIHSYAATIILESWLNQYFSQFSNLKNS, encoded by the coding sequence ATGATAGTAATTGCATTTGACTTTGGAATAAAAAAAATTGGAGTAGCTGTAGGAGAAAATATAACTAAAAAAGGAAGACCTTTAAATGTTTTAAATGCTCAAAACGGACATCCAAATTGGAGTGTCGTAAAAAAAATAATACAATATTGGCAACCTAAATATATTATTGTAGGTCTTCCATTAAATATAAATGGCACAAAACAAGATATCACAAATCAATCAGAAAAATTTGCTAATTTATTAAAATATAAATTTAATATTATTGTAAAAATGCATGATGAACGTCTAACTACTGTAGAAGCTAAATCAATAATCTTTAAAAAAGATGGTTTTAAAGCATTAAAACAAGACAAAATTCATTCTTACGCTGCCACAATTATATTAGAAAGTTGGCTGAATCAATATTTTTCACAATTTAGTAATTTAAAAAATTCATAA
- the hemW gene encoding radical SAM family heme chaperone HemW has protein sequence MFTLPPISLYIHIPWCLKKCGYCDFYSYVSQEVIPEKKYIENLLKDFEKDLYLINNREINTIFIGGGTPSLLKNNSIKTLLYGIKKRNIISKNAEISIEANPKTIEYQRFIHYKNSGINRFSLGVQTFNSNFLKKIERTYDAKEVINAVIESKKISDNLNLDLMYGLPGQLLEDALSDLRFAIKYNPSHISWYQLTIEPNTVFYAKKIKLPDEDTIFNMLIEGNKLLKKSGYKKYEISSYSKINYQCQHNLNYWNFGDYIGIGCGAHGKITQKNGKIIRTTKNKSINDFLNGNYLNSIHIVSDEDKIFEYFMNVFRLYQPVFKKHFREKTNLNESVIEKNIQIAIKKGFLINKLDYWNTTKKGKNFLNLLLEIFLK, from the coding sequence ATGTTTACACTACCCCCTATTAGCTTATACATTCATATTCCTTGGTGCTTAAAAAAATGTGGATATTGTGATTTTTATTCATATGTTAGTCAAGAAGTTATTCCTGAAAAAAAATATATTGAAAATTTATTAAAAGATTTTGAAAAGGATTTATATCTAATTAACAATAGAGAAATCAATACTATTTTTATTGGTGGAGGTACACCTAGTTTATTAAAAAACAATTCTATAAAGACATTACTCTACGGAATAAAAAAAAGAAACATTATTTCTAAAAATGCAGAAATTAGTATAGAAGCAAATCCTAAAACGATAGAGTATCAACGTTTTATTCATTATAAAAATTCTGGTATTAATCGTTTTTCTCTCGGTGTACAAACATTTAATTCAAACTTTCTAAAAAAAATAGAACGTACATATGATGCAAAAGAAGTAATAAATGCAGTTATAGAATCAAAAAAAATCAGTGATAACTTAAATCTAGATTTAATGTATGGTTTGCCTGGTCAATTACTAGAAGATGCATTATCAGATTTACGGTTTGCTATTAAATACAATCCATCTCACATATCATGGTACCAACTCACCATAGAACCTAATACCGTATTTTATGCAAAAAAAATAAAACTACCTGATGAAGATACAATATTCAATATGCTAATTGAAGGTAATAAATTATTAAAAAAATCAGGATATAAAAAATATGAAATATCTTCATATTCAAAAATTAATTATCAGTGCCAACACAATCTTAATTATTGGAATTTTGGAGATTATATAGGAATAGGTTGCGGTGCTCATGGAAAAATTACACAAAAAAATGGAAAAATTATTCGAACTACTAAAAATAAAAGCATCAATGATTTTTTAAATGGAAATTATCTAAACTCTATACATATAGTATCTGACGAAGATAAAATATTTGAATATTTTATGAACGTATTTAGACTCTATCAACCAGTTTTTAAAAAACATTTTCGAGAAAAAACTAATCTAAATGAAAGTGTTATAGAAAAAAATATTCAAATAGCAATAAAAAAAGGATTTTTAATCAATAAGTTAGATTACTGGAATACAACAAAAAAAGGGAAAAATTTTTTAAATTTACTATTAGAAATATTTTTAAAATAA
- the trmB gene encoding tRNA (guanosine(46)-N7)-methyltransferase TrmB — MKNNILTPQYNYNGTFLRQIRSFVCRKGRITTSQLSAIQKYWSWIGVDFQSRALNLMSIFNRYAPIVLEIGFGSGESLVKTAMNFPEKNFLGIEVYKSGIGSCLHAAYVYQIKNLRIIYYDAIEVMHNMIIDHTLSTIQIFFPDPWHKKRHHKRRLLQNSFLKIIAKKLIIDGILHIATDSEAYAFYILDQIKDIKNYKNLSKTNNFIKRPISRIVTKFERKGYIQGNKIFDLMFQLIK, encoded by the coding sequence ATGAAAAATAATATTCTAACTCCTCAATATAATTATAATGGCACTTTTTTACGTCAAATTCGCAGTTTTGTATGCAGAAAAGGTCGTATTACTACATCTCAATTAAGTGCAATTCAAAAATATTGGTCTTGGATTGGTGTAGATTTTCAATCAAGAGCATTAAATTTAATGTCTATTTTTAATCGTTATGCTCCAATTGTATTAGAAATTGGTTTTGGTTCAGGTGAATCTTTAGTTAAAACTGCAATGAATTTTCCTGAGAAAAATTTTTTAGGAATAGAAGTATATAAATCAGGGATAGGATCTTGTTTACATGCTGCCTATGTTTATCAAATTAAAAATTTAAGAATTATTTATTATGATGCAATCGAAGTAATGCATAATATGATTATAGATCATACTTTATCGACTATACAAATTTTTTTTCCAGATCCTTGGCATAAAAAACGTCATCATAAAAGAAGACTTTTGCAAAATAGTTTCTTAAAGATAATTGCAAAGAAATTAATAATAGATGGTATATTACATATTGCTACTGATTCAGAAGCATATGCTTTTTACATATTAGATCAAATAAAAGATATTAAAAACTATAAAAATTTATCTAAAACAAATAATTTTATTAAACGTCCTATCTCTCGTATAGTAACGAAATTTGAACGAAAAGGATATATTCAAGGTAATAAAATTTTTGATTTAATGTTTCAATTAATCAAATAA
- the mutY gene encoding A/G-specific adenine glycosylase gives MTKYFFSQLVLNWYHKNGRKNLPWHKNKTLYTVWISEIMLQQTKVQSVIPYFEKFISNFPNIKSLSNSTLDDVLHLWSGLGYYNRAQNIYKSAKIIEKKYKGIFPNQFSDIITLPGIGRSTAGAILSLSLNFFYPILDGNVKRILIRYYGIIGFLKDKKIENKLWNIIESITPIHNTNKFNQGMMDIGSSICISTKPKCKVCPLNEKCIAQIEKQWEKYPLKNIKKIHPKKTSWFIIIKYKNNIWLEKNTEEKIWKNLFCFPRFNNKKIALTWLKEKKIDINRSQNMISFSHKFSHFTLHIYPILLSLPKMAKYLKENNIKIWYNLHNPQHIGLPQPVEKILKSLKKDIFLEKGRLK, from the coding sequence ATGACAAAATATTTTTTTTCACAATTAGTTTTAAACTGGTATCATAAAAATGGCAGAAAAAATTTACCATGGCATAAAAATAAAACATTATATACAGTTTGGATATCTGAAATAATGTTGCAACAAACTAAAGTACAATCTGTCATTCCTTATTTTGAAAAGTTTATATCAAATTTTCCCAATATAAAATCTTTAAGTAATAGTACATTAGATGATGTTTTACATTTATGGAGTGGTCTTGGTTATTATAATAGAGCTCAAAACATTTATAAATCAGCAAAAATAATTGAAAAAAAATATAAAGGAATATTTCCTAATCAATTCTCAGATATTATCACATTGCCTGGAATAGGAAGATCTACAGCAGGAGCTATTTTATCTTTATCATTAAATTTTTTTTATCCTATTTTAGATGGAAATGTAAAAAGAATTTTAATTCGTTATTATGGAATAATAGGATTTTTAAAAGATAAAAAAATAGAAAATAAATTATGGAATATAATTGAATCAATTACACCAATACATAATACCAATAAATTTAATCAAGGTATGATGGATATAGGTTCATCAATTTGTATATCTACAAAACCAAAATGTAAAGTTTGTCCATTAAATGAGAAATGTATTGCTCAAATAGAGAAACAATGGGAAAAATATCCCTTAAAAAATATAAAAAAAATACATCCTAAAAAAACATCTTGGTTTATTATAATTAAATATAAAAACAATATTTGGCTTGAAAAAAATACAGAAGAAAAGATTTGGAAAAATTTGTTTTGTTTTCCAAGATTTAATAATAAAAAAATAGCTTTAACATGGTTAAAAGAAAAAAAAATAGATATAAATAGATCTCAAAATATGATATCATTTTCTCACAAATTTAGTCATTTTACTCTACATATTTATCCAATTTTACTTTCATTACCTAAAATGGCAAAATATTTAAAAGAAAATAATATCAAAATTTGGTACAATTTACATAACCCTCAACACATAGGACTACCTCAACCAGTAGAAAAAATACTTAAATCTTTAAAAAAAGATATATTTTTAGAAAAAGGAAGATTAAAATAA
- a CDS encoding oxidative damage protection protein, with product MSRIIFCTFLKKKSEGQDFQSYPGELGQKIYKHISKQAWKKWLEKQTILINEKNLNMLNLKDRKTIEKYMKIFLFKK from the coding sequence ATGAGTCGTATTATTTTTTGTACATTTTTAAAAAAGAAATCTGAAGGTCAAGATTTTCAATCTTATCCAGGTGAACTAGGTCAAAAAATATATAAACACATCTCAAAGCAAGCATGGAAAAAATGGCTAGAAAAACAAACTATTTTAATTAATGAAAAAAATCTCAATATGTTAAACCTTAAAGATCGCAAAACAATTGAAAAATACATGAAGATATTTTTATTTAAAAAATAA
- the murI gene encoding glutamate racemase, with translation MLIFDSGVGGLSVLKTIKKLLPKIHYIYILDNESFPYGNKTELFIIQRSISIINTIKKIYPITIVVIACNTVSTVALSILKNKFNFPIIGIFPAIKYAEKITKNKIIGLVATKATINSYYTKQTIQKNFSSNDIKIIGTNKLASIAEKKIRGIPVSQKQLKNIFKSWINLPIHPDTIILGCTHFSLLEKDIKKILYKTSSIYFIDSINTIIHQIKIYFNQSKIKQNIKKNIFLYSKHNDNLKQLLFFLNKYNFTVIQYINLH, from the coding sequence GTGCTTATATTTGATTCCGGCGTCGGTGGATTATCTGTATTAAAAACTATAAAAAAACTTTTACCAAAAATTCATTATATTTATATATTAGATAATGAATCATTTCCATATGGCAACAAAACAGAACTTTTTATTATTCAGAGAAGTATAAGCATAATTAACACAATAAAAAAAATTTATCCTATTACTATAGTTGTAATTGCTTGTAATACAGTAAGTACTGTAGCTTTATCTATTTTAAAAAATAAATTTAATTTTCCTATTATCGGAATATTTCCTGCTATAAAATATGCTGAAAAAATAACTAAAAATAAAATTATTGGTTTAGTAGCTACTAAAGCAACTATTAATTCTTATTATACTAAACAAACAATACAAAAAAATTTTTCTTCTAATGATATCAAAATAATAGGTACAAACAAATTAGCCTCAATAGCTGAAAAGAAAATTCGAGGAATTCCAGTTTCACAAAAACAATTAAAAAATATTTTTAAATCATGGATAAATCTTCCAATACATCCTGATACTATTATTTTAGGATGTACCCACTTTTCATTATTGGAAAAAGATATCAAAAAAATTCTATATAAAACATCATCAATTTATTTCATTGACTCAATAAACACAATCATACATCAAATTAAAATTTATTTTAATCAATCTAAAATAAAACAAAACATAAAAAAAAATATTTTTTTATATTCAAAACACAATGATAATTTAAAACAATTATTATTTTTTTTGAATAAATATAATTTCACAGTAATACAATATATTAATTTGCATTAA
- the sbcB gene encoding exodeoxyribonuclease I, which yields MPFKKKTPTFLFYDYETFGIHPSLDKPAQFACIRTDINLNIIDKPQYFYCFPSDDYLPDPNSVLITHITPQYTEKYGSNEYYFSKKIHEILIKPNTCIIGYNNIHFDDEITRNIFYRNFFDPYEWSWKNGNSRWDLLNLLRVCYALRPIGIKWPKNKLGLPSFKLSDLTTINNIVHSNAHDAISDVYATIEIAKLIKKNQPRLFDFFLNIRKKNALYKLIDLKKFKPIIYVSSCFGALRHNMSFVLPIIWDQNNTNIVIAIDLFKNVKELIRICKKIYFDDFFIKNLFNLGVVLLYLNRCPMLAPVQTVRQEDYNRLNFDKSLLKNNINLIKNNNFFIKNIKIIFSKEKKNIKSCNVDLEIYNSFFDLHDKKIIRSIRNTKPVLLKKINFNFHDARLNDLLFRYRARNFFDTLDNNEKKIWLKHCLNIFNPVSLKEYQNQIQYLLKKYANNFEKVQLLKELLIYAFQKYQKLFFEDVNAN from the coding sequence ATGCCATTTAAAAAAAAAACACCTACTTTTTTATTTTATGATTATGAGACTTTTGGTATACATCCATCTTTAGATAAACCGGCTCAATTCGCATGTATTAGAACAGATATAAATTTAAATATAATAGATAAACCGCAGTATTTTTACTGTTTTCCATCAGATGATTATTTACCTGATCCTAATTCTGTGTTAATTACGCATATTACTCCTCAATATACAGAAAAATATGGAAGTAATGAATATTATTTTTCTAAAAAAATACATGAGATTTTAATAAAACCTAATACTTGTATTATTGGTTATAATAATATTCATTTTGATGATGAAATTACAAGAAACATATTTTATAGAAACTTTTTTGATCCTTATGAATGGAGTTGGAAAAATGGAAATTCTCGTTGGGATTTATTAAATTTATTACGAGTATGTTATGCGTTGAGACCTATCGGTATAAAATGGCCTAAAAATAAATTAGGATTACCAAGTTTTAAGTTATCAGATTTAACAACAATAAATAATATTGTACATTCAAACGCACATGATGCTATCTCAGACGTATATGCAACGATTGAAATAGCAAAACTTATCAAAAAAAACCAACCTAGACTTTTTGATTTTTTTTTAAACATAAGAAAAAAAAATGCATTGTATAAATTGATTGATTTAAAAAAATTTAAACCAATAATTTATGTTTCTAGTTGTTTTGGTGCTCTTCGTCATAATATGAGTTTTGTACTGCCTATAATATGGGATCAAAATAATACTAATATCGTAATTGCTATTGATTTATTTAAAAATGTAAAAGAATTAATACGTATTTGTAAAAAAATATATTTTGATGATTTTTTTATTAAAAATTTATTTAATTTAGGCGTGGTATTGTTATATTTGAATCGTTGTCCTATGTTAGCACCAGTTCAAACAGTACGACAAGAAGATTATAATCGCTTAAATTTTGATAAGTCTTTATTGAAAAATAATATTAATTTAATAAAAAACAATAATTTTTTCATTAAAAATATTAAAATTATTTTCTCTAAAGAAAAAAAAAATATTAAATCCTGTAATGTTGATTTAGAAATATATAACTCTTTTTTTGACTTACATGATAAAAAAATAATAAGAAGTATTAGAAATACTAAACCAGTTCTTTTAAAAAAAATTAATTTTAATTTTCATGATGCTCGTTTAAATGATTTGCTTTTTCGCTATCGTGCTCGTAATTTTTTTGATACATTAGATAATAATGAAAAAAAAATATGGTTAAAACATTGTTTAAATATTTTTAATCCAGTCTCTTTAAAAGAATATCAAAACCAAATTCAATACTTATTAAAAAAATATGCTAATAATTTTGAAAAAGTACAATTGTTAAAAGAATTATTAATTTATGCTTTTCAAAAATATCAAAAATTATTTTTTGAGGATGTTAATGCAAATTAA